A single window of Cytobacillus dafuensis DNA harbors:
- a CDS encoding aldehyde dehydrogenase family protein produces MKKKWQLWIGGKWREAKTYEPLYSPHTNEFLSDIGQAEPADAIEAIVEANAAFQKFRNYPAHARAKILAKVADILEERSLECAEIMALEGAKSIRNAREEINRTVQTYRFAAEAAKSNYGEQIPMDAAEGGENRFGFTIRTPIGVVTAITPFNFPFNLVAHKVGPAIAAGNAIVLKPAEQTPISSLFLAEAFKEAGLPDGVLNIIPGKGDVLSEALTTHPYVKKVTFTGSVEVGHIIQQQAGFRKLTLELGSNSPFIIDEGVDIDQLIERSVMGAFSYNGQVCISIQRIYVHQSLYGEFLERFVSRTKQLVIGSPLDEKTNITSVISKKSLDRLQSWINEAVQEGAKIECGGTVVGNVLVPTVLTNVNRDSKVSRFEVFGPVVCIAPFDTLDNAIAEANDSRYGLNSGIITPSIERAFYAATRLETGGVIVNDIPTYRIDNMPYGGWKDSGVGREGVKYAMREMMEEKFISLKFSDNN; encoded by the coding sequence GTGAAAAAGAAATGGCAATTGTGGATCGGCGGAAAATGGCGAGAAGCAAAAACGTATGAACCTTTATATAGTCCCCATACAAATGAGTTTCTTTCAGATATTGGACAGGCAGAGCCAGCAGATGCCATAGAGGCGATTGTCGAGGCAAATGCGGCTTTTCAAAAATTTAGGAACTATCCGGCGCATGCCCGTGCCAAAATTTTAGCAAAAGTCGCCGACATCCTGGAGGAACGAAGCTTGGAATGTGCAGAAATCATGGCGTTAGAGGGCGCCAAATCGATCCGTAATGCACGAGAGGAAATCAATCGCACGGTGCAAACCTATCGTTTCGCAGCGGAAGCCGCCAAGAGTAATTACGGGGAACAAATTCCGATGGATGCGGCTGAAGGCGGGGAAAACCGCTTTGGATTTACGATTCGCACGCCAATTGGGGTGGTGACGGCCATTACCCCGTTCAATTTTCCGTTTAATCTTGTTGCCCACAAGGTCGGGCCGGCCATTGCTGCAGGGAATGCGATCGTGTTGAAACCAGCCGAACAAACGCCGATTTCTTCTTTATTTTTAGCAGAGGCTTTTAAAGAAGCGGGACTGCCGGACGGAGTGCTAAACATTATTCCGGGAAAGGGGGATGTTTTAAGTGAGGCATTAACCACACATCCCTATGTAAAAAAGGTGACCTTTACGGGGAGTGTGGAAGTCGGTCATATCATTCAGCAGCAGGCCGGGTTTCGCAAACTCACACTTGAACTTGGGTCTAATTCACCCTTTATCATCGACGAAGGTGTCGATATTGACCAATTGATCGAGCGATCGGTCATGGGGGCTTTTTCCTATAATGGCCAAGTATGTATTTCAATTCAGAGGATTTATGTCCATCAATCCTTATACGGCGAATTTTTGGAGCGATTCGTCAGCAGAACGAAGCAACTGGTGATTGGTTCACCACTGGATGAAAAAACGAATATCACCTCGGTTATTTCGAAAAAGTCTTTAGATCGTCTGCAGAGTTGGATCAATGAGGCCGTTCAGGAAGGTGCGAAAATCGAATGCGGTGGAACGGTGGTAGGCAATGTTTTGGTACCAACGGTTCTAACCAATGTGAACCGCGATTCAAAAGTGTCTCGTTTTGAAGTTTTCGGACCAGTCGTTTGTATTGCACCGTTTGATACCCTGGACAATGCAATTGCCGAAGCAAACGATTCCCGCTACGGGTTGAATTCCGGAATCATCACGCCAAGCATTGAACGTGCCTTCTATGCGGCCACCCGCTTGGAAACAGGCGGTGTCATTGTGAACGACATTCCCACCTACAGAATCGACAATATGCCCTATGGCGGCTGGAAAGACAGCGGCGTAGGCAGAGAAGGCGTTAAATACGCCATGCGCGAAATGATGGAAGAAAAATTCATCAGCTTAAAATTCAGCGACAACAATTAA
- a CDS encoding Xaa-Pro dipeptidyl-peptidase encodes MRKKVLSISLCSVLSLTFLAGVDSWTVKATNEQNLPTTLEATAKGKVLEWKGMPLNGLIPETASDATRIELENGMTKPIYSTDEAIIEDLFVETEIDSDSDGKRDRVSIKVYRPKTEPGVKVPVIYEMSPYRSGILNVPVFNVDVDLNPVKHPGNGNGRGGKPFALVEGQAANLGSLGNYYVPRGYGVILAESIGTGKSDGCPTTGDEREILGTKSVIDWLNGRAKAYTGDGREVSADWSTGNVGMTGTSYNGTLPNAVAATGVDGLKTIIPVAAISSWYDYYRANGAVIAPGGYQGEDTDNMAEAVLTRKNPQVCKDVIAELKAAQDRETGDYSEFWAHRDYVKDVKNLKASVLVVHGLNDWNVKTKQFAQWWEALGENNVPRRLWLHQGAHSSPSGNNWPQLQNRWFDYYLYGIENGVMNEPAVDIQREDRTWSKETSWPAPGTVSTRLHLTGTGNDLGALHLNPVPNQPHNTQTIIDDPMKKANTLIANPELNSSNRLAYVTPELTDLVRLSGTPKVSIRASIDRPVANLTALLVDYSSASPVIVSRGWVDPQNLHAADRSESLVPGRDYTFEWEMQPKDYVFKAGHRIGIVLIASDYDYTIRPKAGTKINVIPTRSEITLPIVGGRNAFNQ; translated from the coding sequence TTGAGGAAAAAAGTTTTGTCGATCAGTTTATGTTCTGTTCTATCTCTTACATTCCTAGCGGGAGTAGATTCCTGGACAGTAAAAGCAACAAACGAGCAAAATCTACCCACTACATTAGAAGCAACAGCCAAGGGAAAGGTTCTCGAGTGGAAAGGGATGCCACTAAATGGACTGATCCCGGAAACCGCATCAGACGCAACCAGAATTGAACTAGAAAATGGAATGACAAAACCAATCTATTCTACTGACGAGGCGATAATTGAAGACTTATTCGTTGAGACAGAGATAGACAGCGACAGTGATGGGAAACGTGACCGCGTCTCTATTAAAGTGTACCGTCCAAAAACGGAACCAGGTGTTAAAGTACCAGTCATTTATGAGATGAGTCCCTATCGCTCCGGAATTCTAAATGTTCCTGTCTTTAATGTCGATGTAGATTTAAATCCTGTTAAACATCCTGGTAACGGGAATGGACGAGGAGGAAAACCATTCGCGCTTGTGGAAGGACAAGCTGCCAATCTTGGTTCCTTAGGGAATTACTATGTCCCTCGTGGTTATGGTGTTATTCTTGCGGAGAGTATTGGGACAGGCAAATCGGATGGGTGTCCAACAACGGGCGATGAACGAGAAATTCTTGGTACAAAATCCGTTATTGATTGGTTAAACGGACGGGCGAAAGCTTATACAGGAGATGGGAGAGAGGTATCAGCTGATTGGTCCACTGGTAACGTTGGGATGACAGGTACTTCCTACAATGGGACCTTACCAAATGCAGTTGCTGCAACAGGTGTGGATGGACTAAAAACTATTATCCCAGTTGCAGCAATTAGCAGCTGGTATGACTATTATCGTGCTAACGGAGCAGTTATAGCTCCTGGAGGCTACCAAGGTGAAGATACAGACAATATGGCTGAAGCAGTCCTAACTCGTAAAAATCCACAAGTATGTAAAGATGTCATTGCAGAGTTAAAAGCTGCACAAGACAGAGAAACAGGGGACTACAGTGAATTCTGGGCACACCGTGATTATGTAAAGGATGTCAAGAATTTAAAGGCTAGTGTTCTCGTTGTTCACGGGCTGAATGATTGGAATGTTAAGACAAAACAATTTGCACAGTGGTGGGAAGCTTTAGGAGAAAATAATGTCCCTCGTAGATTGTGGCTCCATCAGGGTGCCCATTCAAGTCCATCAGGCAATAACTGGCCACAATTACAAAATAGATGGTTTGACTATTATCTGTATGGGATTGAAAATGGGGTTATGAATGAGCCAGCTGTTGATATTCAGCGTGAGGACAGAACTTGGAGTAAGGAAACAAGCTGGCCCGCACCTGGCACAGTTTCGACAAGACTTCATTTAACAGGCACGGGAAATGATTTAGGGGCGTTACATCTAAATCCTGTTCCGAACCAGCCGCATAACACGCAAACAATCATTGATGATCCAATGAAAAAGGCAAATACTCTCATTGCCAATCCAGAGTTGAATTCTTCAAACCGGTTGGCTTATGTGACTCCGGAATTAACTGATTTGGTCCGGTTGAGCGGGACGCCTAAAGTCAGCATCCGTGCAAGTATTGACCGTCCCGTTGCCAATTTAACAGCATTGCTCGTTGATTACAGTAGTGCAAGTCCAGTAATTGTATCGCGTGGCTGGGTGGATCCACAAAATCTCCATGCCGCAGATCGTTCCGAATCACTAGTTCCTGGCAGAGATTACACTTTTGAATGGGAAATGCAGCCTAAAGATTATGTATTTAAGGCCGGGCATCGGATCGGGATTGTCCTTATCGCTAGCGATTACGACTACACCATTCGTCCTAAAGCCGGTACAAAAATTAATGTAATTCCAACTCGCAGTGAAATTACATTGCCAATTGTCGGCGGGCGTAACGCGTTTAATCAATAG
- a CDS encoding sporulation protein, with protein MILRKYMALLGIGSAKIDLILEKETYKPGELVKGYFLIKGGTILQELKRIDCDLVINDGAEENEKIVESITILTTKSIQSEAINKIPFTFPLPNSAQVSTGTLSYRFKTRLAFKKGVESYDQDAIRILVD; from the coding sequence ATGATACTAAGAAAATATATGGCATTATTAGGAATAGGTTCAGCAAAGATCGATCTCATACTTGAAAAGGAAACATATAAACCTGGTGAGCTTGTAAAAGGATATTTCTTGATTAAGGGGGGCACTATTTTACAAGAGCTAAAAAGGATAGATTGTGATTTGGTCATCAATGATGGGGCAGAAGAAAACGAAAAAATTGTGGAATCAATCACTATTTTAACAACGAAGAGCATTCAGTCAGAAGCTATCAATAAAATTCCTTTCACTTTCCCCCTGCCGAACTCTGCACAAGTATCGACAGGCACATTATCTTATCGATTTAAAACAAGATTAGCCTTCAAAAAAGGAGTGGAAAGTTACGATCAGGACGCCATTCGGATTCTTGTGGATTAA